The Grus americana isolate bGruAme1 chromosome 29, bGruAme1.mat, whole genome shotgun sequence genome contains the following window.
TCAGTTTTAACAAAAAGAGAATGCTCTTAAGAGCCAGAGAAAATGATGCTACATACATACCCACAGCACACCACCGCTTCTGTGCTGTGTGGGTCCAGCTCCATGCAGAAGCTGAAGGCTTTCCCAGGATAGAAATGGAAATCTAGTCCCAGCATTTGCAATTAGCAGAAGACTTTAAGCAgcaaatacacttttaaaacGTAGTGAAGATACTGAGGGCAACTCCTTTCTCTTTGTAAGGTAGTGGGGAGATGAAGATAACCTCTGATCCAACAGTCTAGCATGATTGTTTAATCCCACCCCTTTCACCACTAATCCTTATAAAAGATTTTAGGGATGTCCACATCTTGTGGATAAGTGGACAATGCACACAACACCCAGGACACCTTGTCCTTTGCTGTTGATTAACACACAGAGGATCCTGGGTCTCAAATGAGGAATCATTTTAGCATCATTGTCCAATAGttttaagcagagaaaaaaaggaaccagaaggaaaatgtgatGCAACGCAAACTTTAATTGAAACAGGACAAGCACTTCATAGCAGCAGAACATAACAATCCAGAGAGTACAGAATACATTTGCAGGATTTGCTGGGGATGGATGTGGTTGTCTTCTTTTGGGGCTGAGATTGTAAGACGATCTTCTGTCTTTGTTGTATTTGCAGCATTTGAGAGTTGAGTTTGGGTTTcacctgttttgttttttttttaatcccaggCTATGTGAAACAGGGCAGCTCCCAGAATCAAACTGGAGCTTTGAGAAGTTTTTCCACTATACCTCAAAAGCCATGAAACATATTAAAGGCCAGAATATACAGGATCTAATTTGCATTGATGTTTAGTCTTCTATAAACCGCTTGAATTCAAACTAAGGCCTTTTCTATATTTCTTAAGTAAACAGCCCCTCGAACAAGGAGTTGGGATCTTCTTAGCAGATACCTAATCCAACAGGAATGGAAATATAGTGTCTGGGCTTGTTTCTCAGCATAGCTGAGTGTGCCCAGCTCCTGAGGACTCCCACTGCAGCCTGGTACGCTGCCTCTCTGAAAGCCATGTCCCTCTGCTCACTCATAGACAGGGACTTGGCTAAGGTCCCTGCTGTGTCCCGCTCTCTGGAGCATCCCTGCAGAGCTTAGCAGggcctgcagctcccaccacggTAAGTCGTGTATCTGCGGGAATAGCAGGGGTAGGAGTACCTGCCACCCTGTGAGATGCTGGACCCAGAGGAGCTCTGGGCATCCAGGGAGTTCCCATAGCCAAaggagctgcccagccccagtGGGGCTGAGGAGCCCACAAAGCTCTCCTGAGggcaggagctgaggatggggcctGGGAAGACGATGGCCACGGGTGGTGGGTAGACCACGGCACGGGAGTCCCCGCAGGAGGTGACGCAGGGCTGGTTCCAGGCGTTTGCGTACGGTGCGGGGCAGCTCACATCACAGGGCGAGTAGCTGCTGTAGTTGCAGGCCAGTCTGTTGGAAGACATCTTTCTGGCTGGAAGTAAGCCTGAAACACAGAGGGTGTGGAGAGCATGGGTCAGGTGTGTTTGCAAAGGGGAGCCCTCATGCATTCAGACCATACAATATTCAGATAGTCACTCTTCTATAGGTAGGTATACAGTGTGATGGCAACTCATATGCGGAAATAACAAAGATTAGATAACCCGTTAGAAGTCAGCAAAGCCTCATTAGGGACAGGTGAAAATTAACTTagcaatatttgtttaaaactgTTCCTATAACTATTGTCTTCATTTGCAAAGCATTCCTGGCCATAGATAAAATCTGTATAAAAGCAGCTCTTGAAGCTGCATGGCCTCCATATAAAACCCATACCCTCCAAAGACTGCCAAGCTGAAAGAAGTTGGagtcttttttaatgaaaataccaTTCTTCCAATAATAGGCAAAGACATATTAAGTGCTCAGACATAAGTACATTAAAGCTCTTattaaagcagcttttaaacTCATAGAAGAGATTTAACTGAAGTCAGACTTACTCAGTTCAGCAACAAGGAGAAGGCAAGAAGAGTGGTTTGAAGAGCTCTGTGCTCCAAGCACTTTTATACGGTTCCTcagagcagctccagggtcTGAGCCATGCTTCGGGCATGCGGTCCTTCCTAGTTACAAAACAAACTTTCCTGCATTTGTCACGTCAACAGGTGGAGGAATCTTTGCATATTGTCTGCTGTTAAGCAATTATTAGTTGAATGGTATCACATCCATGTTGCATCCTACGGAAATCTTTCATCTCAAAATAGGGACAGTATTCACCCTTAGTTTCTTTCTACTCATTAACTTCCTCCTTCCACTTGCCCAAGCTTCAAAGCGCATAGCTCAGATCAGTAAAACAGGATTGCTGATTTGGCAAAACAGACTTTTGTTTGGAACTGATGATTGATCTTGTCAGGCTTGAGGTAAAGTTTTTCAAACCTTTTAGTTGCAAAGGGAGATGAAACTTGGAGACCTTTACACCTACTTTGTCAGGACACCATTCTGCTGCCTTTCTATccccactttctttttcttcaataggtgaaaaaaaagtctatagACCACAACCCTTGGGTGCTTCAGTTATGGTAATCATCCTGTTCATGGTTACGTCGAAGCAGCTCTGTGATATAAGGGCCTTTCTGATGTTAATAGTGAGTTTCTATGGTGTATTTTGAAGGGGtggtggagggaggggaaacGGGACTTAACATGCTGCAGGAATCTTCTTATCCCACTTCATTCCTGGTGAATATTATTATATATTGACCTAgtgaaaacaagacagaaaggGCAAGGAAACCCTTGCTTAGAAATGCTAGGAAGGAATTAGTCTCATGCACAAGTTACTCCAGAATGTACTGCTTTTGACAACTCCTTTGCTCTGAAACATCACGTTGGGTCCTTTCAGACAGTGGATCCTGGTCTAGCTATGTACAGCAGtttgtaataaataaatttacaaCTCGAAAATGGTACTCAACTCCTCACCTGATGTAACAGACCATAGATCAAAGTGAGTGGTCAAATTCTGGGGTCCTCCTGCACCTATGTTTAAATTTGATGACCTTAAAGGGTTTACATGTTAAGAATATTGCTTACAACATTTAGTAATTGGAGGGCTGAATTAGATTACACATGATGATTCCGTCCTGACAGCAAAACTCATTTGAGGAACAGTGTCCCTGCTCTACTGGGAGCTGTAATGTGTACTCCTGTGGATTTGTCAGGTGGgatggaaatgctttttctttactgtttatTATAAACAGAGACATTGCCCTGGTCTCGCTCCTGAACCTGCTAGGGAAACTACAACGTGGGAAATAGAAAACAACATCAAGTCTAGACCCAGGGCAAGGTAAAGATGTCCCAGTTGAGGCACAGTGGTCTGTAGCAGATTTCCAGTGTAACATTTGCCAAGAATTTCAGGGGAGGTTTTTAGATGCCCTCGCTGTCCTCCGTGCATTGGGGCGAGGGCAACCCTCCCTCTGCACTCGCTGCAGGATGCTGTCTCCAGTGGGGATAGTAATCCTTCCTTTCACCATACCTAAAACTAGTTGGTTTCGTCTATTGGTTCCTGACAGCAGTGACTGTCTGAGCTCTCTGTTTTCATGGTATCTGGGCGCCAACCTCATTTGCATAAGCTAAGAGATAATAGAATTATAATTACAAATAATAACACTAACAAGTACAAGACATGCCCGAGATCTCCTCCCAGAGGCTGACTTAATTGCCAAGAGATATTTGGTAAATTATTTGGCCTCTGTCTTAATCATCTCTTTTAGAAATCATCAGTAGTAATTTCCCATTTCATGTAGGCATTACACAGGCTTACACAGTGCAGTATTTTACTGCTGGGTAAAATGCTTAAGATAGTATGAAattgaaaaagggaaaagttaACTTGGAGGCAGAAGAAATCAGATGAGAATTTGGCTGTGGTGTGCACCCAAAGCGTGCAGTGATCCATGAGATCAGTTTAAATGAAATGAGTTTCATGggcaaaaccccaaacccccaggaTGTGGTCAGACCTGGAAGGCAGTAGCAGGGAGTTCTCACACTGGACTCTCCAAGTCTTGAAATACATTTGCCTTGGTCCTGCCTCAGGAATTAAATCCTTATAAAGCCAGATGGATGATAGTTAAGGTTGCCGATACAATGTTAATGATCATCTGAGTTAGGGCATACTCTCAAAGGGATAATGAAATAACAAAGGCTGGTGAAGGATGTCTGTAATCTGGACatctacaatttttttctatctgtGTTTACAAGGTGGATACTACGCTATGAAAATGACTGTGAAAAGTGACCATCTGCAAGTCTTTCTGATGCACACTGTTTAATACAGACCCACGCTGCCATCACACTTGAAGGTctgaggagcaggcagagccaaGTCGTAGTTTCTGCTGCCAGAGTGAGCACGGTAGAGTGGCAGAGCAGTGGGGAATGGGACATAATAAACCTGTATTTTCTGGTTTCTAGCACACGCCTTGTGGCTCAGCATCTTTAGGAGGGCAGGTCTACACCAGGCAGAGTTCTCCTGAGCTAGGGGTGACCAGTCTCCcttcaaaaaggaaagcagtgacCAGATGGTGCATGACCTGTGCTAATTACTTTTCCATCAAACCAGGCACTTCTGAATCAGTATCTCCTTTTCATCCTCACCCAACAGTCATCTTCCTCCTAGGAGTCTGGAAGTGCTCTCAGTCCGTGGAGCCCTTTTTAACTCCTTCCCTGAAAATCACATTTGCTTTGTGATGATGCCAGTTTAGTTGCTGGCCATTTTAATACTCCCATTCTTATTTCTCCATCTTAGTCTTTTTATAACTCAAGAGAATGCAAAATCCTTGTTTTTTCAATGCATTATACACAACCACTCATTTGTACAACACCCAAATGAATTGGGtaatttttattgttgctttCTTGATGGGATTATTAAAAGACTGAGGCTGAATAATGCACTTCATTcagtgggagagctgggaggagcaCTGCACATCACATCTTCATTCTTTTATCTCCTGCACTGTGACACTGAGTCAAGGACCATTGTTTGGAGaactttaagaaacaaaataggAGTTTGTCCAGCTCCAAGGCCCTGACAACCTAAATATGCATCTCCAACAAATACTGTCTACACAACACAGTAGAAAAGCTCATTTACAAGAAATTAAGGCTGCGCAATCAGTACCCTCAAACATAATTGACAGACTTTCTGGCGTGTCTCagtctagaaaaaaaacaggacAGGGACATGGTGGCTAACACAGGTTGCTGAGATTTAATCATATTATTTTTGCACTTCTGTTTCCAAATACCATAAGCGATGCATGTTGATGTATGAAATCTTTAGGATTATTAAAGGGCATTCCCTAAGTCAAGGCCGATCATCATGACAATACTTCTGCCTCGATTGTAAGCCCAGTTACATTAGCTGATAGCTGGATATGAATTTCGACATTTCTTGTGTAAAAATTAAGATCTGTCATTAAACAGAGCACAATCTAATACCCTGTTTTGCAGTGCTCAGTTCTGGGTATTGCAAAAGTATTCGCCATGATGGCAATTTGTAGCTAACAGTCCAATGCTGAAGATGGActgtgaatttaaaaagaaggatTTACAATTACTGCTTCcaaaattcaaattttctttctctgtaaatgCAGTGCTACAAAAAGCTAAAAAGTTAAACTGAAATAGTAACAGAAGGATCCAACAGACTACTGTGGCTTTGGACAAAGGTCTGAGACCTCTACCTCTGGTTCTGACTTAGTATTTATAACactatgaaaaacaagaaaacaccAATATTTGGACAACTCATACAGAGAGATATGCGTTAAGTTATAAGACAGCAACatactttgaaaaattaatttgcagatTCATGGCGAAGTAAATCTTGATCTCCCTCTGTCTCCAATAAAGTGAACAGAGTTATAACAAAGATAGAAATCAGCCCGTTTGACATGCAAGATGTCTAAGGGTTATGATGCAGATGCAAAACCATTTGAGGTGGTTTCTTAGGAGATACAATATGCAAAACAATTACCTTGATTGAGTGACATATGCATAACAGTATATTTGAGGGACAATGAGTACAAAGGAGGACAAGAATGGTTCACTTCCCCCAGGGCAAACTGAGAAACTGTATAAAAGCACCTGTAGCCCAGAGTCTTCAAACCACTTCTCTTCGATTCTCACTTCTGCTGTTCAACCAAGTAAGTCATGTTCTTTGCGGGGCAGGGGAGGGTTTGAGCTAACATGTCGGCTCAACTTCTAAGAAATTCAGACAAGGAGTGTTGTAAGAACTATTTCAAGATGCGAACCAGGGTAAGAGGAAAGAGAGTAAAtagaataaaatgtattttgtcatTCTCACCTTTAATTCTAAACAGATTTACCTCTGGCACTTGCTCTCTGAATGCGTTCCTGCACTGTCACTGGTCTGAATGCATGAGGGCTCCCCTTTGCAAACACACCTGACCCATGCTCTCCACACCCTCTGTGTTTCAGGCTTACTTCCAGCCAGAAAGATGTCTTCCAACAGACTGGCCTGCAACTACGGCAGCTACTCGCCCTGTGATGTGAGCTGCCCCGCACCGTACGCAAACGCCTGGAGCCAGCCCTGCGTCACCTCCTGCGGGGACTCCCGTGCCGTGGTCTACCCACCACCCGTGGCCATCGTCTTCCCaggccccatcctcagctcctgccCTCAGGAGAGCTTTGTGGGCTCCTCAGCCCCactggggctgggcagctcctTTGGCTATGGGAACTCCCTGGATGCCCAGAGCTCCTCCGGGTCCAGCATCTCACAGGGTGGCAGGTACTCCTACCCCTGCTATTCCCGCAGCTACGGGATATACCGCCCTGCTAAGCCCAGCAAGGTTTCCCCGAATGGCCAGACCCAGCAGGAACAAGAGCAATTTCGCAACCTGTGAGTGAGCGGAGGGGCATGGCTTTCAGAGGGGCAGCGGGAATCCTCAGGATCCAGGCACACTCAGCCATCCTGCAAAACAAGCCCAGACACTCTGCTTCCCATTTGTATTAGATCTCTGCTCACCATGTTCTGGGTCTCTGCTCAAACCCTTTTTACTTTGCTGCTTTGTAAATTTAACTTAATTCCTTTGTATTGTTCCCTGCAGTATCACTGTAGTCTGATAAATCTCATTTGCCAGTTCCAATAAAATCCTTTCTGCATCACAATatcatgttttctgcttttatttgtacGGTTTCTAAAACTACAGCTCACTGATGCTAAAATAATCCTTGATGACTAGTCTCTTGCACTAAATAAGGTGTTAAAAGGAAATCCCAGAACTTGATATAGATCCAAATGTTTCATAGCCACATAGTTACACAAGTACTATGTTTTTGCTGTGCTTGATAGCCTTGGGATCCAGAAGAAAATCTGGTGTGGGCACATACATGACAAATGTTAACGCAGACCCCTATTTCCTCCATTTTGGTGGTGAAAATGCAACTGTTCCTGTAAGCATGGTGAGCCTCAACACCTCACAAACAAGGCAGCTGTGGagcccttccttttccctcctggcAATAGTTTTGCCCATATCATTTCTCCCAGAAAGGtattggaaaggaaaggaaatgagggTCAGGCACGGCTACTAAAAATTCAAGGGCAAGGGGAGCCTGGAAGGCTTGGGCATAGCTCAGGATTCAGTGTACAGCAAAATGATCTCTATTCACTCCTTGTCACAACAAGCTCACAGAGGCGTTTTCCCctgaacagagaaataaatgcatccTGAGACAGTAAGCCTGATGAGCCTTACTGacttcttcctctcctgaaaGGTCAGTCAAAATCTCTGATAGTCTGGCTTGTGCAGTCTTGAAAATGGTAAGTTTTCCACATGCTGAAGTGCATGAACTCCTGGCATAGCTGGGCTTAAATAACCACACTGTTGCCATGCTTATCAGCCAAGACAAAAATCATGAGCCTCATCAGGCTGTAGCCTTGTTTTAAGGGGTCAGCACACAATACGGCCTTGGAGACCCAGGACAGCAATGCTGAGCGTAGTGCATGGCGCAGATCATGGATACCGTGGTAGAATTCCAGCTTCTTCTCATTGCTGATGAAAAAAAGCCGGAGGTTTTTCAGACTTATTGTTCCCTCTACCACCTATCCCATGGGTTTGTCCACCTCCTAAAATTCCTGGAGTAAGCAGGTCCAAACACACCCAGGGCACTATTCTGGGGCACACGTGCCGTTGTGACGGATAGCAAAACATAGGCGAGTGGGACATACATCTGTCGGTCTGTCTTTTGGACACCAGCCATGGAGCAAATCCCACTGGGAAGCACTCCAAGCCCGGTCTCGCTGGGACCTCACCCTGCACAAAGCCAGCTGTCAGGCGGGTGCAGGTGTGGCTTTTCCCAGCCGGAGACTACGCAGTTAGGAATGCAGCTCTCACtttaaaagacagcattttCACAACACCCCTGCAGTCTAGTTGGTTGTTACAGGAAAGACAATTGAGACATCAGGGCAAAGTGTTTGTCTTTGCATCAGTTTCTGATTCAGAGGAAgagctgagaaggaaaatacaggTGTGCCTATTCCTGCCATTGTAACAGTTAGAATTTGGGTGGGTTTTGCATTCAGCAGCATGTCCTCCCCTCCCAGGctggaggaaaggcagaaaacctgTCTCCatctagaagaaataaaataaacgTGGAAGGAGAAATACTAGGTCATGCAACTTTACAAAAGGGTCACAAAGGGCAAGGAGAAGCTactgatgcagcccagcattGCATGCACCAGGCCTCACGCATAGATGATCTGTCACCACTAAGTCCACGGGGATCACttaaaagagcaagaaatgttttcaggatAAAGCCAGAAGtaagaaaagagcaaagcagaTCATTCAAAATCCCAGCAGTCTGCACCTCCACCAGCTTCCTGCCTTGTGCCaattctatttttgttttgttcttcaccatttatttttctacccTGCATTTCCTTCAAACATTTTGATGAAATCAGCAAAAGCAATACGAACACTGGGattgagaaaaacagagaacGTGGGGTATTTGTGCAAGGATAGCTGTTTTTCTCCTGCCAAAGCTCAGCagaggacagggacaggacTGTGGTCACTGGCTCCCCCCTTAGATTTACTCAGCGCAGCTGAACCACTTCTGGCACTTTGAAGATGTAAATAGTACTTCCTGCTGTGTAATCCTTAGCCATCTTTCCATGAAATGTCTGGAGAGATGATAGAGCTTAGATGCACCTTTTGATACGGTTTTCCTTGCTCATCTCCCAGCGTCAGCTAAAGATCTGCAAGTGGAGCTGTTACGGGTCTATGGCACGGGTCAGACATCTCATCTCTGATGcctctgacattttctttttcccccagacaGACCCTAAACGGTTACAAACTGCCTATGCCCACCTAACACCCCTGAATTGCCTCTGATTCTTCTGACCAGTGAAAGGTTAAACAAAGCATCTAGTGATGTTACACTTCAAAATGGCTATATAAAATCCTTCCTTCTCTATACATAGAAAATGCAGGGGTTGTGTGAGTTGTCAGTCAGCTGGTAAAGTCTATTGAGGATACTCACAACCTTATACCAAAGCTGAACATACAAAACTAAGGTCGAAAAAAGTTTTCAGGTTTGGGGATTATGAAACTATTTAAAGATtatagaagcatagaatcattttggttggaaaagacccttaagatcatcaagtccaaccattaacatTATGCATAAAATTTAACCCATGTGAAGATAAGACCAACAGGGTATCCTAGGCAATCTTCTGCTGTCAGAGAAGTCCCTGCCTAATAATTTATAAACTCATTTTCACAGACTGTTTCAAgttgaaaaggcagaaaaggcttCCCTGGAGATAGACTCATGTCAAACTCTTACAAGAATCATGGGTTTAGCTGAATACACAGTTAATAATTAAAGCTGCTCTTCTATTTGCAATTCAATACTTGGGAAACTATTGAATAAACTTAATCTTAACCAAGTCAGCAAGGATCATATAACATGAGGAGTGTCCAAAAAAAAGATTTGACAATTGAGCACTATTTTCCACTTAAACTCCTTGTGTATATGCAACGACCTTGCTCATGAGGATCTGCTGCTTTACCAACTGATATTTGTTGCATATTCAGCTCATCTTGATGATGCAAAATTTTTTCTGACTTATCCTAATTACTATGGTGTTCCCTACTTCATCATGTTGTTACACAATGTTACATCTCATTgttcatttcctttcaaaacttCAATGACCAGGTCCTTCCTGGTATCAATCCACTCCCTTCATTGGTTTTGGGTGGCAATGAAGCTCCTTTTTGGTGATTATTTGACTTTTATATCCTTCTCTGTCCTAAGTAGTGTTAGGCACCTGACTTCACTGTCCATGATGCCATGATAATGTCCAATGGAATTTATTGCTGTAATTAATTATATGCTGAGAGTCTGTGAGCTGAATCCTTTGCATCCCCACAGATAACTGACCACTGTCAATCTGACTGATTGCTGTATTGGTCAAGGATTCGAGCTCCGATGGCCATCAGGTCGCTGCTACTTCAAGTCTTGCCCTGGAGAATCCTGTTAGAGGGCAGcgataataaataaaaatttaaaaaaggatggACTTTCACCTCTCCATATGTGTCTCCTGTACTGTATGGGTTGCAGGGAGTTAAAGCATTTATTGGTTTC
Protein-coding sequences here:
- the LOC129197860 gene encoding feather keratin 4-like, coding for MSSNRLACNYSSYSPCDVSCPAPYANAWNQPCVTSCGDSRAVVYPPPVAIVFPGPILSSCPQESFVGSSAPLGLGSSFGYGNSLDAQSSSGSSISQGGRYSYPCYSRRYTTYRGGSCRPC
- the LOC129197495 gene encoding beta-keratin-related protein-like — its product is MSSNRLACNYGSYSPCDVSCPAPYANAWSQPCVTSCGDSRAVVYPPPVAIVFPGPILSSCPQESFVGSSAPLGLGSSFGYGNSLDAQSSSGSSISQGGRYSYPCYSRSYGIYRPAKPSKVSPNGQTQQEQEQFRNL